The Meiothermus sp. genome segment TCCAGGGTATAGAGGTGCATCAGGGCGTTGAAGGGGGCGATGATCAGGGGAAACTGCCGTTTGAGCTTGAGTCGGCGCATGTCGCCGGCCAGCCACTTTACGCCCAGGCCCTGGGTGTGCCTGGCGCCCAACTTGCGCATCTGTTGGGCGGGTTCCAGCGCCCATACCTCCACGCCCTGCCGTGCCAGGGCCCTGGTAACCCGCCCGGTTCCGGCGCCGAGTTCCAGCACCGGGCCGCCGTAGTCGCGCGACAGGCGGGTGTAGAACTCGAGGTCGTCGGTATAGTGTTGGTATTGCAAGTGGTAGAACGGGGCAAGGGGCGAGTAGTCCACTCGAAAAATCATAACCCTGGACGGGTATGCCACTGGTGCACGGGTAACTTATTTTTAGCACATTTTGAAACACGTTGATTGCCCAAAATTGCGACGCGCGGCTTATTGAAAGAGACTGGAGTGCATACCGAATTCCTGGTTGCCAGACTGCTCATGCCGGATTCAAAAAGATAGTCACTCAAGCCAAAAAATCTAGAGGCCATCTTTTTGAATCCTAGAGCACGGCTTTGTGACGACTCCCCGTTCTTCAGAACGGGGCTTCTCGGTTCTCACGGGACGGCCCTTGCCGCTCCCGTCCCCGAAGGTTCCGTCCGGGCCCAGAAAAAAACTCGACTTCGTATCGGCAGGCGAGCGCAATGCTTCCCGCCCCGCCTTGGCGGGGCGGATGCCACGGGTGTTCGCTTGGAGTTTACCGATCGAACCGCACCGCGCCGTAGCGCGGCGCATGGAACCCCCTACTCCAAGTTTCAAGGTGCACGGGGAATGCTGTCCCCAGGATATATCAGGATATATTGTTCACCATGCTATGAGCTCCTACGGAGCACATGGGGGAGTTCTGCTCTGAAGAGGCGGGGGATTATAGCTCCCCCACACCCCCTCGCTTTTATAACATGCTCTGCACAAGTAGATACAGGTTTAAAGCGATGATGACTGATGCTACCAGCCAGCCCATCAACTTGATGGGCTGGCTGATCACCAAGTCGCCCATGAGCCGGGGGTTGCCGACGAAGATGAGCAATGGAACCAAGGCAAAGGGAATAGCGAAGGAGAGCACTACCTGCGAAATTACTAACACCCGGGTAGGATCAAAGCCCAGAAGAATCACTGCAAAAGAAGGCACCAGGGTGACCAGCCGTCGCACCCAGAGGGGGATGCTGAAACCCACAAAGCCCTGCATTACCACCTGACCAGCCAGGGTGCCCACGGTGGTGGAGGACAGACCCGAGGCCAGCAGAGCAGTAGCAAAGACCCCTGCTGCCAACGGTCCCAGCAAGGGAGAGAGGGTCTGGTAGGCGGTGGTGATATCGGCAACGTCGGCGCGGCCGGTGTGATGAAAGGTAGCGGCTGCTGACACCAGCATGGCCATGTTGACAAAACCCGCAATGGAGAGGGCCAGTACCACGTCCAAGTTGTTATAGAACAGCAGTTTGCGCTTTAGGGCGGTGTTGTGGACGGGAACCCGCTGCTGCGAAAGGGCAGAGTGTAGGTAGATCACATGGGGCATGACGGTAGCGCCCAGAATGCCAACCGCCAGCAGAATGCTTTCGCTGCCTTTGAACTGTGGCACAAAGCCTGCCACAAGCCTGGGGTCGGGGTGGGCAAAAAACAGCTCCAGTACGTATGCTATAGCGATCACCCCCACCAGCACAGCGATGGCCGCCTCGAGCGGGCGGAAGCCGTAGCGCTGCAATCCTAGCAGGGTAAAGGTAGCCAGTGCACCAAGCGCAGCC includes the following:
- a CDS encoding Nramp family divalent metal transporter, producing the protein MLNRGPLSDKKTQQEALQVLERHSSKRGLARLLPFLGPAFVASVAYMDPGNFATNIQAGAQFGYLLLWVVLLSNLMAMLIQSLSARLGIATGKSLPEVVRQEYRPSARIFYWIQAELAAIATDLAEFIGAALGFHLLLGLPLVWGAALGALATFTLLGLQRYGFRPLEAAIAVLVGVIAIAYVLELFFAHPDPRLVAGFVPQFKGSESILLAVGILGATVMPHVIYLHSALSQQRVPVHNTALKRKLLFYNNLDVVLALSIAGFVNMAMLVSAAATFHHTGRADVADITTAYQTLSPLLGPLAAGVFATALLASGLSSTTVGTLAGQVVMQGFVGFSIPLWVRRLVTLVPSFAVILLGFDPTRVLVISQVVLSFAIPFALVPLLIFVGNPRLMGDLVISQPIKLMGWLVASVIIALNLYLLVQSML